AGCGCCTGCTTTATCCCGTTATCTTATCAGCCGCAAGGCCAACAATTCAAAAAGCCCTTGCGGCGGGAAATTGGCGTTTAAATCTTCGGCCCTGTGTGGTGCAGGATAGCGTACTGCCAGTTTAGCTTCACCTTGTTTCACCTGCCTCTGCCCCTTCCGGAAGGCGGGAGCGCCAGGCGGAACAAGCCCGGTCATGATACTCCAGCCCGGAAAGGCAGCCGATTGCCTGCTTAAGATCCCGGATGACCAGCGTAAGCATCTCCAATTTCTTTTCCACCCTGACCAGCAGATAAGCGGCGACCACCATCGGAAAACCATAGTTGCCAATTTGTATTAACATTTCCTCCATGCCTCTTGCCTCCCTTCAAAAGCCTTGCTTGTTTTTATGGGGAACCCGGCAGTCCTGCTACCGGGTTCCCTTCCTGGTCCCTGGCTACCTGGAGCCGGGTTTAGTAAACAAGGAGATTGTTCACCTCCCGGGTTACTACCCGGGCACCAGTAATGGCTACCAGATCACCGCCTGAGTCAAAAACATTGGCATTGATTACCGACTGCATGGCTCCTTCCACCGCTTCTGCGGTAAGGTCCTCCTTCGGGTCTACCACGCCAACAGTTACGTTTTTACCCTGGCTGTTGACAAAGATTAGCTCCAGCCTTCTTGAAATCACAGTCCCACCTCCTTTCCGGCTCCTCGCTTAATTGAACTGCCCATTAGACTGACAACCTAGGGAATCTGCACCAAAGTCTTGGTGTCGACACGCTCCACCCCGTGCAGGGCAGCCTTTCCCAGACCGCCCAGGGCCAGAGCCGCAGTGAAAATTCCCTGGTCTAGTGCTGCAGGCTTCACCTTGTTATAGGTC
The sequence above is a segment of the Syntrophomonadaceae bacterium genome. Coding sequences within it:
- a CDS encoding YvrJ family protein, producing MEEMLIQIGNYGFPMVVAAYLLVRVEKKLEMLTLVIRDLKQAIGCLSGLEYHDRACSAWRSRLPEGAEAGETR
- a CDS encoding DUF2922 domain-containing protein produces the protein MSRRLELIFVNSQGKNVTVGVVDPKEDLTAEAVEGAMQSVINANVFDSGGDLVAITGARVVTREVNNLLVY
- a CDS encoding DUF1659 domain-containing protein; this translates as MPVVSTITNSTLKMVVATGTDGTGNPILRARTYNKVKPAALDQGIFTAALALGGLGKAALHGVERVDTKTLVQIP